The stretch of DNA CTGGCGCATGACCTGAAGCGTCGTCGCGCGCGCCTGCACGAGTTCCTCGGCGGCGGCGCGATGGAAGACCGCGGCTTCATCCGCCGCGGGCCGCGTCGCCGCCGCTTCGAGCGCAGGGTTGCGGATGGCGACGGCCAGCGGGAGGTGCGCGCGCCCGATCCGGGCGAGCGAGGTCACGAGCGCCTTCGAGACGGCTTCGTCGATTACGTCGCAGAAGAGGATGACGAGCGACCGTTTGCGGAACGTCCGGCCCAGCGTGGCGAGCGCGAGCGGGTAGTTGGGCTCGACCGGCCGCGTCTCCACGCCCGCGAAGATCCGGGCCAGCGCGGCCGGATCGGACCGGCGGGCCGGCGACAGATGCCGGATCTCGTCGTCGAATACGACGGTTCCGACGCGGTCCCCGAAGCTTCGCGCGCGGTTGGCGAGCATCATGCCTGCCGCCAGCGCGAAGTCCACCCGCTCCCGCTCCTCGAACCGCTCGCGCATGTGGCGGCCCGCGTCGATGGCGAGGACGACGTTCTGGCTGCGTTCCGCCTCGTAGTTGCGGACGACGAACCGCTGGCGCTTCGCCGACGCCTTCCAGTCGACGATGCGCGGGTCGTCCCCCTCCGCGTAGTCGCGCAGGCTCTCGAACTCGCGGCCGTCGCCCCACTGCCGGCTGCGGCGCGAACCGGCCGTGCGCAGGCCGCGCCGGAGCGCGTGGCCACTCCGGTCGCGCAGCAGGCTCCGGATCCCGGGTTGCACCTGCAGCGTGTGCGCCGCGTCCACCGTGGAACGCCGCCAAGCGAACCCCCACGGCGAGCGTGTACGGAGGTGGATCGCGCCCACTGCGAGAAACCCGCGCGTGCGCGGGCGCACCCGGTAGCCGGTGCGCACGACCGAAGCGGGGGGGACGTCCAGTCGCACGCCCGCCTCCCACGCATCGCTTCCATCGCGCCCGGGGAGGCGGCGGAGGGAGGGATCGAGATCGTCCGTCAGCCGGATGGAGAGCCGACGCTCCGCCGGGTTGCCCAACTCGATCGCGACCTCGGCGATCTCCCCGAGCGCCGCAATGCGCGGCGCCGTGCGGGAGGCCGATGGAGGCCGCGTCCGCCGGCCGTCGATCCAGACCAGGAGGAGGATGGCGGCGTCCGCCACCAGGGCGGCTGCCGCCGAGAACGTGAAAACGAACGAGGTCAGCCCCAGCAGCCACAATGTCCGCCCGCTCGGCACCACCGCGATGCGGACTATCGGGGCGCCTCCAGCGTCTCGAGGAGCGCCCGAAGTTCGTCGTCGGAAGAACGCCCCTCGACCTCCGCCTCGGCGGTCAGCACGACGCGGTGCCGGAGCACCGGGAACGAGAGCGACTTCACGTCGTCCGGCGTGACGAAGTCCCTGCCGTGCAGAAACGCCTCCGCCCTCGCGGCCTGGAAGAGGGCCACGCCGGCGCGGGGGCTCGCTCCGAGCGCGAATGCCTGGTCGTCCCGCGTCGCCCGCACGATCCCGGTCACGTAGCGCCGGATCCTCTCATCCATGTGGACGCCGTCCACCGCGTCGCGCGCCGCAAGGAGTGCCTCGCGCGTCAGCGGTTCGTCCATCGGATACGTGGTTTCGTCGTCGGCCCGGAACCCCGCCTCGTGGCGGTCGAGGATTGTCCGCTCTGCCTCCTCCGGCGGATAGTCGATCACGACCTTCATCAGAAAGCGGTCGACCTGCGCTTCGGGGAGGGGATAGGTCCCCTCGTACTCGACCGGATTCTGGGTGGCGAAGACCGTGAACGGCGCGGGCAGGGCGCGCGTGGCGCCGTCAACGGTGACCTGGCGCTCTTCCATCGCCTCCAGCAGCGCCGCCTGGGTCTTGGGCGGCGCGCGGTTGATTTCGTCGGCGAGCAAGAGATCGGTGAACACGGGCCCGGGCCGATAGCGGAAGTTCCGCTGCGTGTCGTCCAGTACGCTCACGCCGACGAGATCCGTGGGCATGAGATCGGGCGTGAACTGGACACGGCCGAAATCGAGCCCGAGCCCGCGGGCGAGGGCACGGACGGACAGCGTCTTGGCCGTCCCCGGCACGCCCTCGAGGAGCGCATGGCCCCGGGCGAGGAGCGTGATCATGAGCTGCCTCAGGACGGTCTCCTGACCCAGGATCACCTTCTCGATGTCGCCCAGCAGACGCAGCGCCGCGTCGTGCGTCGTCATGACTCCGCCCTTCGTCCGAGGTGGTCGTCGATTCCGGCGGCGACCATCGTCAGGTCCACCGGATCGGCGCGCAAGCCGCGCCGGATCCGGGCCAGAGCGGGCTGCTCTCCCCGCCGGGCCTCCAGCTCACGGATCATGGCCCGGGCCTCGGCGACGTCCCTCGGCGGAGGGCGCCGGGCGCCGCGGGCCAGCCGCGCCAGGAGGAGGAGAGCGGCCGTCCGCCGGGCCCGCGCTTTCTCGTACAGGTCGCCGAGCGCGGAGACGTGTTCGAGCGGCGACCTTCGTTCCCGGTCCGGCGGAGCAACGGCCGTCGTCGGGGCGCCGAAGCGCAGCCCCGCGCTCGCGAGCGCGAGGAACGCGGCGAGGAGGAGCTGCAAGAGCGTTCGCCCCTGGGCCGTGCCGAAGACGAACCCCGCCCAGCGCCTCGCCGTGCTCTCGTAGCCGCGGACGCCCTGGTGGAACTCGGCGAAGAAGATCGTGTCGGCGGGCGTCGTGTGGGTGAGTACGGCCCGCATGACGACGAGCGCCAGCGGGTCGTCGGCGACGCGACCGTTCGAGAGCGGCTCGGCATCGCTGAGGACGACGATGTGCCCCTCCCCGAAGGGCATGAGGCCGGCGCCGGTCCACCTCGGGTCCTCATCTCTCCCCAGGGTGAGCAACGGTTGCAGGGGGGGGACGGAGCGCGTGCCTTCGCCGAGTTCGCGGGACGTCATCCGCCGGAGCGCGCGGCGCGGAGCCATCGGCGCCGGCAGGCTGTCGGTCAGCGGGTGGGCGGCCCACTCCGGCTGCTCCAGGTCGCCCGGCCGGGGCACGCGGAACGCGAGCCCCAGGGAATCCATCAGCGGCGTGATCCTCAACGTGCTGGAGATGGCCGGAAACAGCCGCGGCGAATACACGAGGGTGCCTCCGCGGCGCACGCGCTCCAGGACGGCGTGGACCTCGACCGGGCTCGGCACGACATCGGGTGAGAGCAGCACGAGCGCCCCCGGGACCGGATCGGCGTCGGCCAGCGGCGTGAGCCGGGGCGCGGTCGCGCGGCTGAATCGTTCGAGCCCGCGAGCGAACGCGGCCACGCCGTCCGGTGTCGTGCGGAAGGAACTCCGCCTTACGTCGAGCGCCGTGCGTCCCGCCGGCCGGGCGAGATAAGCGGCGAGTCCCGCTCCCAGCGCGATCGCGCCCACCCACGCGAACGTCCTGAACCTGCCGGCGCCGCTCACGATGAATCGGACGCCTGGCTCGGCGCGGCTGTCGGGCACCCCGCGTCCCGCGCGAGATCCTCCAGAGCCGCGTAACTCGCCGACGTGGGCGTCTCCTGACCGAAGGAAAGGCCCTGGAAGTGATGGATGAAGTGGCGACCGGCGCCGGTTTCCATCTCGAGGGCGTAGTCCCCGGGCGTCTTCGACGGGTCGAACGCCACCGTGCCCTTCCCGTGGAGAGTGAGGAGGAATCCCTGGTACAGCGCGGTGGCCGCAGGCCGGAACTCTCCCTCACCCGCGCGCGTCCGGGCGAGGCCGAGCCACTCGCGCGCGGAGGTGGGCGCGCCATCGTCCTCCGGACCCTCGTCCCTCCTCTCCCGCACGCCCTGCACCCACTGCGGCCCGTGGCGCAGCGCCACCGCTCCCAGCGCGATGAGCGCCGCCAGGACGACGAGGACGGCCAGCACCTCCATGAGACCGCCTCCCTCTTCGAACAGGAAGCGGCGCAGCCAGTCCCACGCATCGGAGAGCGTGTTGGCGATCCATTCCCGGATCCGCTGCCGGAGAGGCAAGGGTGGGGAAACGAAGTCCGGCTGGGCGAGGATCTCCCGCAGCGCGTCGGACATCTCGCCCGGCGAGGGGAGGGGTGCGGCGGCGGACGACGGCTCCTGTCCGGCCGGGAAGCTGGCGGGACCGGGGAGTCGGGTCACTGTCCGTCCGTCGCCATCGCGGCCGCGGCCGTCTCCAGATCGGCGGCTTCCAGGCGCACTCGCCGATCATGGTAGAGGAGGAACAGCGTAGCCACCGCAAATGGCGTGATCAGCGACCCGAACAGCAGATCGAGCGTATTCTGCATCGCCATGACGCCCGCGCTGACGGTGCCCGCCGTGGCGGGCGACGTGAACATCTCGAAGCCTCCGGAGAGCGCGAAGATGCCGAGGGAGGGACCGTCGCGGATGATCAGCACGACGAGCATGATCCCGAGGACCCGGAGCCGGGCTCCCTTGCTGAGC from Candidatus Palauibacter australiensis encodes:
- a CDS encoding DUF58 domain-containing protein; amino-acid sequence: MWLLGLTSFVFTFSAAAALVADAAILLLVWIDGRRTRPPSASRTAPRIAALGEIAEVAIELGNPAERRLSIRLTDDLDPSLRRLPGRDGSDAWEAGVRLDVPPASVVRTGYRVRPRTRGFLAVGAIHLRTRSPWGFAWRRSTVDAAHTLQVQPGIRSLLRDRSGHALRRGLRTAGSRRSRQWGDGREFESLRDYAEGDDPRIVDWKASAKRQRFVVRNYEAERSQNVVLAIDAGRHMRERFEERERVDFALAAGMMLANRARSFGDRVGTVVFDDEIRHLSPARRSDPAALARIFAGVETRPVEPNYPLALATLGRTFRKRSLVILFCDVIDEAVSKALVTSLARIGRAHLPLAVAIRNPALEAAATRPAADEAAVFHRAAAEELVQARATTLQVMRQSGILVVDTPPGDALVRTLDKYVEIKERGLL
- a CDS encoding MoxR family ATPase, encoding MTTHDAALRLLGDIEKVILGQETVLRQLMITLLARGHALLEGVPGTAKTLSVRALARGLGLDFGRVQFTPDLMPTDLVGVSVLDDTQRNFRYRPGPVFTDLLLADEINRAPPKTQAALLEAMEERQVTVDGATRALPAPFTVFATQNPVEYEGTYPLPEAQVDRFLMKVVIDYPPEEAERTILDRHEAGFRADDETTYPMDEPLTREALLAARDAVDGVHMDERIRRYVTGIVRATRDDQAFALGASPRAGVALFQAARAEAFLHGRDFVTPDDVKSLSFPVLRHRVVLTAEAEVEGRSSDDELRALLETLEAPR
- a CDS encoding DUF4350 domain-containing protein, with amino-acid sequence MSGAGRFRTFAWVGAIALGAGLAAYLARPAGRTALDVRRSSFRTTPDGVAAFARGLERFSRATAPRLTPLADADPVPGALVLLSPDVVPSPVEVHAVLERVRRGGTLVYSPRLFPAISSTLRITPLMDSLGLAFRVPRPGDLEQPEWAAHPLTDSLPAPMAPRRALRRMTSRELGEGTRSVPPLQPLLTLGRDEDPRWTGAGLMPFGEGHIVVLSDAEPLSNGRVADDPLALVVMRAVLTHTTPADTIFFAEFHQGVRGYESTARRWAGFVFGTAQGRTLLQLLLAAFLALASAGLRFGAPTTAVAPPDRERRSPLEHVSALGDLYEKARARRTAALLLLARLARGARRPPPRDVAEARAMIRELEARRGEQPALARIRRGLRADPVDLTMVAAGIDDHLGRRAES